The DNA window TGAGAGCATCATTCAAGAAGCAGAGATGGGTTGCTCACCTGAGTCAACGCTTTGCAAAGCTCACAAAGCAGATCTGAAGTGGATTCACTATTTCTTAGGTATATTTGCAATATCTTCTGTATAAGATCACCCTGACAGACAAAACATGGGGCATATTAGGAGCTACAAGCTTGTCAATTCACATACTCCCTCTAATCATAAATATAAGTAGTTTTAGGTTTGTCCTTAGTCAAACTTGTTTAGCTTTCACCATCAATAGCTAAAATATAAATAGTTTGGCAACATAAGGTTGATGTCACAAAAGACTCATCATGAAAATCGATTTCAGACTGTATAATTTTCTCTACTTAAGTTAATACATGTTTACAGAAATTGATGGTCAAAGTTGCACCTTCTAGACCGTGTCAATATCCTGAAGTGCTTGTGTTTGTGATAGGAGGGAGTGGCACATTAAAAGCTAGAAAGAAACTTTAGCTTACTTTACTCTGCCATCCATTTTCAGCATGTTCACTAGGTTGATCCGCGGTTAGCAACTTATGAGCTGACTGGCCAAGACGCTTTCGCAGAAAGGGAATGATCGCCTTGGAGCATCCTATTTGTATCTTCTTCTGATTTGATTCCCCAGATTCGTCCAACAACACGACAACAGAATTTACAATTGATTGCATAGTTATTAACACATCAGaagacagaagatatgagaacGAGCACACTGTAGGAAGATTAAAGAACAAAAATTAGGCGAAAAGGTTGCATAATCTCCAAACACTGTGGGCACAAATCTAAATAGTTAATTACCTGGATCCATAATATCCTCAAACATTTTACATGCACCACAGTATAGATAATCAACATTGCTAGGAGCAAGGGATGGTTGGAACTCAGAAAGAATATCATCAAAATTTTCTGTTGGCTGCAAAGTCTGTAAAAGTTGCTTCAGACCTGACATGTTTGGTTGATTCAACAGATCAGGAATGGCCACTAACTGCAAAAGGCACCAGACATGTTAGCATTAGCAATTTTTTTAGCTCTAGATCTCTTCTCTTCTTGCCAATGAAAGAAAAGACATTCAAACAACAACCTTCCTGTAGCAGCCAAGAATCTCCTTACATACTGCAGTTGCAATTGATGATTTGGAGACCACCACATACGGAATGTCTGGGTTGCTAGCTGAAGATGAATGTGAACTCCAATTATCTGTGCAGCTCTCTGATTCTACAGAGTAGTGGTAGCTTATTATGTTATTGATCAAAAGCAAGGAGAGGTAGGATTATAAGTACAAAATTTAAACACTATAAAATGAATAAGAGGCAGAAATTAGGAAATAGGGATGTTTACCATCTCTGATCATTGAAACTGCTCCATCTAGATGCTTCCTTAAAACTGAGAATAGTGGCTGAATTTTGTCAAGGAATTCTTGTGTGTTGTCATGGCAATGAACATGTGAACATTTTGGATGAGAAGTACTAAGAAAAGGCTTGGTTGCAGGATTTAGATTATCTAATTTGTTGTGCAGATCCCGGAGAAGATACAGATATATAGGTAGctgcaaaacaaaaaaaaggcaTATATTAATAATTTAACCATATTTTAGTAGATAAATTATTAGTAGGAATGAAGTACGGTACCTCAGTTTCAAGGGAAGAACAAGATGAATCTTGACACTGCAAAAAAGCGCATCAACTGTTTCAGTGAACATAAGATGGTAATGAAGACAGAAAGAAAggttttcattttttttctgaCAGGGAGAGACGGCCGATCTACTGGTCAATTTAAACTGAAGAAATACATACCTCTGAATAGTTCAGCAACGACAAGCATCTTGTATGCAGAGTTCTGAATTTGAATCTTTGCATATCCAGCTGAACTGGTGCCGTCATTAAATCTACAAGCCCAAGCTCACCAGGATCATTAGCCTCCTGTTCAATATCCTTTGACATCATTCCACTTGACGAGGGTTGAGAAGAAGCTTTGTTTGTCGTTTGACTGACTGTTACTCCTGCTCTTTTGAAAGCATCCAGTATTGTAGGTTGATTGAGTTTATCATCAGGATTTCTTTTTTCTGAGGCTGCCTTGTCCTTGCAACCCTTTTGCCTTTTGTTGGAAGATGTGCCATCCATGCTCTCTTCTCCCATTTTCTTTGGAAGGTTGAATTTGCTGGTGCTAGTTGATCCAGAACAATCCCCAAGATATCGCAGCTCAGGAAGAGATAGAGGATAATTTTTGAGAAATGCATTCAGCAAGCCCTCAAGTAATCTGCATTGGTAAATTTTGTCATCGCAGTTGACTGTATGTGAATGCATATCAACATATCTCATGCCACGAAACCAGAGGGTACACTTTTTTACaattatacattaaaccctcTAATATTCCGTTCAAGCAGCCAGCAGCCAGgtaaagaaaaacagttgataAAGAACATGTGGAATATACTAAGTTCTCATGTTTAATATTAAGCAACAGGATAACACTGATGGAAGTTCACGGCCCAGAAACATGAGTCATAAATAAGAAGGAACAGGGCCTATTTTCAGTCAGGGATGGTGATGCCTTAACAAGTAACGTCAATGAACATGGGACTTCAATTCTATCCCATTTATAGATGTTTTCTGGAATGAGTACAACTATGAATGTGTATTCCTTAACATATTCAAGCACAGTAACAGTGGGCGTACACTCACATCAGATTTCTCAGACGCTTCAGAAGTTTTACTgctgtctcatcccttgctttCTGTGAGAAATTATCAACCCTACTTGCAACCTGTGTGCTGAAAGCATTGAGCTGCATTGATGCCACTAGTTTTAGACAATAGCCATGGATATCAATATGTCATGCAATTTGAAAAAAGTAGCACACAAAACCACTCACCAACTCCCTGATCCAGTTAATTGCATAATACAGTGAATGGCATACTGCCTTTTTCTGCAATCCTGACAAGTTTCCCCATTTAGCTCCATCCAAATGCTGTCGATGGTATATATTAGAGgttattattttatttaatcATTGAAAAAACTCTCAAAATGAATTTAAAATTTATGTACTGCATGAATGACGCATATTGGAAAGCAGTGAAAAAAGTTTTGTACAAGAGAGAACAGATCTGCAAACAGCCTTTAGATAAACACCTCGAGAAAGTAGCTACTTCTGCCATTCTTAGTGCCTGTTCGGGACTGCTCCAACTCCAAACTCCACCGTGGATTTTGTGGAGCAGTACTAAACACCCAACTCCACCATTTTCTAGAGCAGCGAACCCTCCTAGTTCAATTTTGGAGAGCAGGCAAAAAGGTGTTCCGTGGTTTGTTTTTTATTTTGCAGATCTGCTCCACCGTGGATTTTTTTTTTAAGCAGAGTGCAAAACTTGGAGTGGATCAGCCAGCAGTCGCAAACAGGGCCTTAAATGCTTGGCATTTGATAACGATAGTTACACGAAGATTTGGGACTTCCAGTCTCTTGGAAATATTAGCAAACTACCTTTTGAACTAAATCATTTGCGATTTGCCACTAGAAACCATTTAAGTGCAGAGCAAGTGACAGTTGGAAGGATTCTGCACCCAAGCAACTTAGAACCACAAAAAGAAAGTAGATATCGATATAATTTAAAAATTGTAAAGAGAAGTTTATATAACCTTGGTTGAGGGAAGGTGCAAAGGACAGCCAAGTAATGCATTTATTCCACCAAGCGAGCCTTCATTTACTAAACGTTCAATCTTTGATATAAAGCAAGAATGTAAGGTCAGCAAATAAGACATGTAAAATTACATAATTATTACACTTACTGTAGTTAAAAGTGAAAATTGGGATGGAAGGATCTGCAAGCAGGGTTGAGATCTGCAATATGCAAAAATAATATCAGTAAATTTAGCTAGTACAGGTTCTTCGAGACTAATTGGTTACCAAATAATGACCATTAATAGCTAAGATCTTTTACTTTTGTGGCATAGTGGAGGCTATAGGCATAATATTTACACATATTGGAGAGACATCTCCATCCAAGTTCATCCATAGTTCTCCTGTAAACAAGGAGTCAACAATTACACTTGCCCTTGCTTATTGTAAGTACTGAAATCTTATGATTAAAGGAAATGTAGGAGTCCtacaaaaaaaattataaaaacatTTAGCTAACCTTCTATGCCATCATACTGATGTTTCTCTGATAGTTTACCATTGTTTAGATCAGCAAGAAAAGGTGTGTCAAATTCTGCAACATAATCTCCTACCCTGAATGGGCCAGTTGGAAAAATGCTATTGCATGAGCACAACAGGCAGAAAATACATAGGAAGAAGTACCTAGCATACACTAGCATTTTATACCTACCACTCAAGAATTGCAGAGTGAAGAACTTTGCTCTCCAGTAAAGCAGCTAATTCATCATATAGAAAAATCAAGGGCAATGTCACAAATTTGCAGGAGTTAACAGACATCTTCAACAGTTCCAGGGCCTCCTCACAATTTGGTTGCTACCAAACCAAGCAAATAAAACAGCATTAGAATTTCATTTAATGAAAAAAAGAAGGTAGCTATCATGCTAAGAAGTTTTTGATGCAGGAAGTGAGGTTTCTTATCCCAAAAACCAGTTCAGGTGTATAGTCTATGCGTGCCTAATATTTCATCCTTCGTTTCAGCATGTGTATGACATGTAGGGTGCTATTTTGTCAGTTATTTTCATGATGCTCTGGGACCAACCTAATAACCAACTAATAATGGGTGGTTTGATTATTTCATTTATTTGTACAAAATTgttattttctaaaaatattttcCATATTATACGGTTTATCACTTTGATAGCTACCAATACAAGGTATTCAGGGTGCTTAAATAACTTCAGCAATAAATTTATTATGGTATTTGTGATCATATGATTATATGAATGCTGGCATTCACATGCACATTTGAAGACTGCCCATAAGCTCAGACAATAATATATGCACTTGGCTTGTTGTTTTGACACAAAAATTGCCATTTATCCTATAATTACATCATACCAAAAACAAACCTGATATGACGAACAGTTCACAGCAGCATTGACATCAACATGAGCAATAGTTGAAACTATCCTTAAAGCTCCAATTATTCCCATTCTCCTATACTTCATATCTGGATTGCTAACCTAAAAGGTAAGAAGCGGGAACAGGAAACAATTACACATTGTAGTTTTGCAATTGAAAGCCATATTTACTGGAAGAATGTGCCACCAATATAATAAACATGGTCATACCTGCTTTCTCACCACCATTAGAAGTTCATTAGCTACAGAAGAGCCACCTGAACCAGTGTTGAAACCGGCAGCGAGTGCCAGTTGACAGAAGATATCATAAACCTAAATTATGTCATTGATTATTATTCAGGGATTATATTTGGTAGGTTAGGAGAAAGAAATGAACTATATCACAAACCTTCCGAAGATTATCTTCATGAAAACTCTCCAAGTAATCCAATATTCCTATAGCGTAAAAGTTGGTGTGTCTGTTCAGCAAATGAAAAGCACTAAATACAAAGGAAAGTATATTACCGGTTATATGTGAAGATATAGGAATCAACTCTTCGGAGTTGTTGGATGTTAGAGAAATCATGATATCCAGAGAAGACAAAACTTCGTAGCTGACCCCAGAACCTATATGAGCGACCAATGAGCCTACAAGCTGCAAAAAATGGCATACTCATTAGTAAATGAAGAACAGATAAAATGGCACAGAATAGGACAGACAATTAGCAATCAAGTATAATCAATTCCATTCCATGTGCAAGAAAGTTGCATGGACTAAATCTCTTTGGCTTAACAGTTAACACGTAAGAAATCACCTCCAAATTCCATGGTTTTTGCCAACCACTTGAAGCAAAAAAAAAGGTACAACAAACTGAAAGCAGTACCAGGTTGCAACTAAAGAATCCCTCCCAAGGCTATGCTACCTGGACATAAAACATATCAAACAACTTACTTCACTGCTTCTATGGGACCTGAACATGACCCAGGTCATGAACACAAATTTCAGATGAAATTAAGTTCTTCAACTGTAAGTAGTTTTCCAAAttacttcatcatcatcaatcTTAACACTCTTCTACCTAAAGTATTGTTAAGTACTACATTCCATCGAGCACGAAGACATGCTATGTGCTTAATAACATGTTtttttaatgtatttttcataCGATGGATCTGAACATAGGCATTCAATGAAAAGTGCTAATTCACAGtaagtatatatatatccacCTATTATGCATTTGTACTTGCACCACAACTtgtctgaattttctacaaaatTGAATGTTTCAGAAATCATAGAGTATATCGTGCCATCATCATATATAAGACATTCTCAATTTTTTAGCCAGTGATCATGACAGACAGAGGTATTGGCAGCCAAGGAGTACCTCTTGCCTGGAATACGTATCAGTGAATTCTTCAAACAGTGCTGTGAACAAATAGGATGCAAACTCTCTAGCTTTCTCTTCCTTGCAAGCCAACAAGTAATCGCTCACTGAGAGGAACGACATGAAATGTTCCTGATTCAAGTTAAACCATGTACCATTTAGACTCTGAACTAGCATGAATAGTCAATCATATGCTGCTATTGTACCATCATTGCAATAAAATGAAGAACTAACCTTGACCAGTTCAGTGTTCCCACGAATGCATTGATCAAACAGTGTCTCTCGTATGCACCCCCGCAAAATCTTGGACTTCAATATTTTTTCTGCACTTTTCTGCCGAGCACCACCATTGGCATAGATGAGCATGATAAGCCAAACATCAATCACTTTATGATCCTTTGGATGGTCAACTGTCTTCAGCTCCTTCAAGAAAGCCTCACAAAGCATCTGCATAGTTTATTCACAAAAATGCACAGCCAAGGTTAAGCTTCAACATACAGTGCAAAATAAATAAACTGAAGAATTGAAGATTCAAATAACTTACATTCTTAAACCGTAGGCCAGATCTCAGCGTATCAAGTATTGCCCCATCAGTGCTATTCGCCGATGCCTTCCCTTTCAGCTTCTTGCTTCGAGCAGCCCATGGATCCACAACACCAACAAACCTCAGCTGCTCGCGGATCTGCAATATTATCCTCCCAGCATTGGCTGGTGTAGCAGACAGCAGCAAGAACCTGAGCAAATGCGGCATCTGGTCTGGAGTAATTGTCCGGATGCACGATATCGCAACAGTCACCGCCTACAAAGTGTTCAACAAGATCATAAGAAAATTGTTCAGGCCACATCATCATATGATATGTACAAAACAAAAGTTCCCTGAAAGACATACAAAACAGAGCAGAAGAAAATGTTCTAGCATCACCTGCTCCTGCAACTCTTCGTTGAGGTTAAGATCCGACAGCACGTCGAGCACGGCGACGACAACCTCGGAGTCCTCCTGCAGGAGCTTTTCCAGCGCGACTACCACGGCGGCATGGCTCTGGTCCCCGACGATCTCCGGGAGCGAGCCGATGATCTCCTTCTTCAGCCTGGGCGGCGCCACGGAGAGCACCTCGACGAGCTTCTCGACGAAGGCGTCGGCATCGGCGAGGAAGTCCAGCCACCGGAACTGCGAGACGATGAGCCTCCCCACGTCGTCCTGCAGCGGCAATCCGTCgagcgccccgccgccgccgtcgtcgaaGTGCTCGGGCAGCTTCTCGAGGAGCAGCGCGAGGAGGCCCGGCTGGAGCGCGGGGACGGAGAggagcgcgcgcgcgaggcTCGGGGCGTGCGGGGCCGCCGGGAGGAGCAGCTGGCGGAGCCGCGCGGGGGAGGCGGCCGCGAAGGCGGCGACGCCCGCGAGGAGGCGCGGGGCCGCGGAGGGGTCCGCGGAGAGCGCGCGCCCAAGGCAGGCCGCGAAGGCGTGCGGCGAGGGGAGCGGCGGGGCCTGGTGCGGCGGTACGAGGAGCGTGCAGCCCGCGTccgccagcagcgccgccgccgcgtcgacggcggcggaggagtcggcgccggcggcccccGGGGGCTCCGCGTCGGGCGGTGGGGGCGGGCGCTTGCGGGGGTTGGCGGGGCGGCTGCGCTGCAGGAACACCATGGCGCCGCCGATCGCCGCCGCGGGCGCGAGGTTGGCTTCCTCGAGAAGACAGCCGGGGAACGGGGAATTTGGGGTGGGTTTTGGGGGGAATGAAATTTTCCCGCCACGGGGGATGTGGGGTGGGTTTCAGCCGAGGATCACACGAACCTCTCTCCAGTCTCCACGTTGATTGCTGGCAGGTGGGGTTGCAAGGTCTAACCATCAAGTGGGCCCGTTATGTCGGTGGGAGACATTCCGACCGACCGACTTCTGAATGAAGCATTCAGAAGTCCGAACGACATCATCAGGTAAAAATTAGAGATGAGGTGGACCAAGCAAAGACCGCACGAGTGAAGAACAAATTAAAATTTACTTGACGCTCAGGTTCAGATGATCCTTCCAAACGTCTGATCCTCCAAAGATTCCGAGACAGATGCACAATTAATCATCCAGAGGCTGTTATCAAGTGCTAGGGATGTTAATATGTTATGCCTAACTTTCTTTTTCTTAAGTCAATTGATTTGGTCCATCCAAAATTCATTCAAGAACTAATCCCTGCTCCCGGGAGCTTGAAGCAAGGGCTTCCCCTTAGTTTCTTCATTTCTTCCTCCTTCAGGCACCCAAGAACAAGCTCGAGCCAAGCTTCACCAATGGAGGTGGCGCCACAGGCCAACCAACGGTCCCTTGCTCATGCTTCCTACATCACCAGTGAGCAGGGCTTCCCTCGCCACCCGGTCCGTTCACCTTCATGACCTGGGGATAACTCCATGGAACTCCAAAAGCTCGCCAGCTGCCTACTAGCTAGATCCGAGTAGAAAGGTTCGGCCTCTAGCTATGGctgtctccctctcccttcGCCTTGTACGacgggaaattgctcgggtcgTAGTAGTGTGGAGCGATATCAATCAGCCTGCACATACGGTGCAAAAAGATCACCAGCCTGTCGCGTTCACAAGCGACCCTGCTCTGTTCAGCTAAACAGCTTACCATTCCCCGGGCACGTCAGTGACGGTGCGGATGAAACCCCCCTGGCGGTCAAGACGAACTCGTCGAAGATGACCCACTGCGGCCTATGGTCCATAGAGTTCGAGGGGTGAAGATGGACGATCTGGCGGAAGCAGAAAAGGGTTACAACGACAGGGCCGCGATGCATCACCCTGCACAGACAATCTCATAGCTTGGACAGCAAAACACAAACCTGGTTATTCTTTACGGTCATGTAATGTCCGTTTTGCTCCAGGTACGCGACTTGCATGAAATACCCTGCAACCAGTGCTTTACGGATGTTGGCATAGTACGTGCGACTGTTGAAGTCCTGGCTGCACATCTTGAGGCCCAATCTGGTCATGATGCCAACAAGCTGCTGCCTAACATTGTCGGCGTACTTAAGTGCTCCGGCATTGATGAAATAGTCAGTACACCACTGGGGATCTTCATCTGCATTGTCAACAAGAGGATGATTAGGCAGCGGAAAGACGCTGGTCAAATGCCCACTTAAAGTAGGAACTGAAGTGCGACCACAGTCGGTAAATCAAAACAACTAGGATGCATGGATTAAATGGGTCAGACTAATCCAAACCCCTAGCGTTCCTGCTGAAGAAAAGGGCTACACACTTACTGTTGTTCTTGTAGGCGTGGTAGACGTTCAGATGGGCCAGATGGTCCCCATCAATGTGGCCAAATCGAGCCTTCGCCTCCCCAGCAGCCTTTCGAGCCTCCCTGGGCTGGAGGAAGCAATTTGGTGCTAGAGAAAGAACATGGTGGTAACAAACAAAGTCCAGACTGGTTAGCAAATGCAAAGAGGCGAGATGATATCTATATCATTTGTTTTGACAGGGTAACCAAACAAACAGCAACTAGCTGCATCAGCCTACACTGTATGGTCATGTAGACCAAAAGCCTGGTGAATGGCAGTTGCTCAAGACAGCCCATCGAAAAGATGTAAAGAAGATGTTGTTAAGCGTACATGCAGTACTCTGCAAGCAAGCTCACATGCTAGAAACCTGACACTTTGCTTGCAGATGGTAACAATGCAAGCAAAATAGTACAAGATGATGCAGCTGTGGAAGCAATTTGGTTACGAGGTATTAATTGACACACCTGACAGCATGGCAGCAATTGTTGCAATCTCATTGGAACAGTTGCACTTTGCGCTGATGACAAGCATCTTTGACATCTGTGGGTCCAGTGGAAACTCGCTCATCATTTCACCCAAAGGTGTCAAGTTTCCTTCATCATCAAGTGCCCCCAAGAAGCTTAAAACTTCGAAGGCCCTCATTATTGTTTCCGGTGCTGGAGGATCCATAAAGTCAAAATGCACTAAATCATCAACTCCAAGCTTCTTCAAGGTAAGAACAGTATATGCCAGGTTTGATAGCATGCTTGCTGGGTAGGTCTGTGGTTGTAACTCCTCATTAAAACTCTTTTCTGTGTACAGCCTGAAACATTTCCCAGGTCTCGTTCTTCCCGCACGCCCAGCTCTCTGATGGGCACTTGCCTTGGAAATTGGTGAAAGCAAGAGGGACTCCACACTAATCCTTGGATTGTAAACTTTACGTTTGGTAAACCCTGGGTCTATCACATAAACTATACCATCAATGGTTAGGGATGTCTCAGCAATGTTTGTCGACACAATAATTTTCCTGCAAGGAGGACCTCCTCCTCTCGATGAAGCTGGACAAGGTTCAAAAACCTTCAGCTGCATTGCAAGGCAACAGCAGGGTGACTGCCCAAGTCTTCAGCCTCCAGTACAAATTGGGGGATCTGTTCCACATCATACAAATCAATTCTAGAGCAAATCAAGCATAAGCACGAGATACATAATCAGGCCCAGGAACTAATCCAGAATTACATAATCAGGCCCCGGCGCTGGCACCGGGAGGCCCCTCTACGGCCTTCCCTCTGGAAAAAAAAACTAATCCAGACACAATAGGCATAGCCTCACCGCGCCAGCTACGACTCCCACTCACAAAGAAACCTAATCGATGGACTAAACAACAAGTCGCAGCCTCCACAACATCCCTCTCCCAGTGCTAGCAACCAACCAATAACGATTGTGATTAAGAACGGAaatttttccaaaaaaaaaggcAAACCACCCAGCTACCTAAGCAACGCGTATGTGTGGAGGCGTAATAGCACAAATGTGTCGTACCTGGGTGGTGTTGCCGCATCCGGTTTCGCCGACGAggatgagggtctggttgtcgCGGAGGGCGCGGAGGAATTCGTCCTTCTGCTGCCACACGGGGAGCGCGCGGCGCTCCTCGAGGAGCTTGAGCTACCGCGCCGAGTAGGGCCGCCGGTTCCACCGGTTGACGGACGGCGGCGGgttggccgccgcggcggcgccgttgATGGAGGCGCGGCTGAGCTTGGCGGAGAGGGCGGACACGGAGGCCTCGTAGTCGTTGACCACGTCGAAGAGGCTCACTTTCCGCTTCCATTTCGTCCCCATgtagcggcggaggcggcgtccTATGGCGGTGGGAGTGGTGCGGCCTTCGCGGTTGCCGCCCGCCGCGAAGGAGGCAAAAGAGCGGAAAAGGTGGGGTAATGGGAGTGTCAGCTGAAAGCGTGAAAATGGCCTGTCTCCGGAAAAATTCTTAAAAGTTGAAGGTGATGAAAATTCTTAAAACTACCTGAGTAAAATTTCGAGAACAAATTCAATCACATTTGTGAGACTAATTGAAAGCGTAACTGTGCGAAAAATATTTTCTCTATAATGCGACGAACCACCGTACAGAGGCGGGGTGTTCCCTGCGAGTTCGTTTAGATCATGAGCAGTCAAGATTCAGATTGCCCCGAGTCAGTTCTCTCCTCCTGGGCGAATCAGTAGCGCACTTGCAATTCAGGAAGTGAGGAAGCGTTTCAGTCGCGTTACCAAATCAGAAACTcagtgtgctgcagaaacaattAAACTGCACAAATTAGAATACGAGTGCATTGTTACTGAAAAAGATGGCATTTTTTGTGCAAACTAGTGGTGGGCAGTCAGCAGCAGCCGCTGTAACCGTAATCCCATTGATCGAAGATGAACCCGGTATGGGCTTTGCGATTCAGTTATCAGTCTGAATTCAGTAGAGGAAGAGTAGAGCCAACGTGTGCCGCCACCCGCCTGAACCAGCTACACGCCTACATCGCGTGCACAGACGCAACTCTTTCCACAATCCACACACTTTCGCCTCCAGCCTTCCACGGCGCCCGCCCccaccccgcgccgccgcccatgtccgccgcgccggccgccgccgccccgccccgccgcgtggtCATCTGCGGCGGGGGCGTGGTGGGCGCGTGCACGGCCTACTTCCTCTCCACCCACGCCGTGTCGCCCACCGTCCCGACCCTCGTCGAGAGGTGCGCCCCGGCGTGCGCCGCCTCAGGGAAGGCCGGCGGCTTCCTGGCCCTCGACTGGTGCGACTCCACCCCGGGGCTCTCCGCGCTCGCGCGGGCCTCCTAcgcgctccaccgccgcctcgccgccgacctCGGCGGCGTCGACGCCTACGGCTACCGCCCCGTCCACACGCTCTCCGTCTGCGTCCCCTCCGTTCCCAAGCCCGCCTCGCCGCACCCGATGCTCCCGGCGTGGGTCGACCCGTCGGCCTCCGCGGCCCCGCCGCGGGAGCTCGGCACCCCGGACACCACCGCGCAGGTCCACCCGGGCCTCTTCACCAAGGCCGTCCTCGCCGCGTCCGGCGCCGAGGTCGTCATCGGCGAGGTGGAGCGCGTCGTGGTCCGggacggccgcgccgccggcgtcgcggtGAAGGGGCGCGACGGCGTGGTGGACGCCGACGCCGTGGTGCTCGCGCTCGGCCCGTGGTCCGGGCGGCTCGAGGTGGTCAGCGAGGTGTTCGACGTGTCCGGGCTCAAGGCGCACAGCATCTTGCTGGGGCCGCGCGAGCCCGAGAACATCACGCCGCACTGCCTCTTCCTCAGCTACCAGCCGGAGCCCGGTGCCAAGATGCTCGACCCCGAGGTGTACCCACGGCCGACCGGTACACCATTGCCGCCACCTACCCCGCTGAATTCATGAAGAATTGCTGATCTGAATTGCGCGATTTGCTTACCTTGTTCTTGCTGTTCGTGTCTCTCTGAATTCAGGGGAGGTGTACATATGTGGAATGACCAAGGAAGAGAACCCGCCCGACGATCCCGCAACAATCACAGGTGAACCCAACTCAATTGCAATGCTGCACAAGATCGCCGGGAAGGTGTCCAGCCAGCTGAAGAAGGAAGAGGGTGCG is part of the Panicum hallii strain FIL2 chromosome 2, PHallii_v3.1, whole genome shotgun sequence genome and encodes:
- the LOC112882800 gene encoding putative oxidoreductase TDA3 codes for the protein MSAAPAAAAPPRRVVICGGGVVGACTAYFLSTHAVSPTVPTLVERCAPACAASGKAGGFLALDWCDSTPGLSALARASYALHRRLAADLGGVDAYGYRPVHTLSVCVPSVPKPASPHPMLPAWVDPSASAAPPRELGTPDTTAQVHPGLFTKAVLAASGAEVVIGEVERVVVRDGRAAGVAVKGRDGVVDADAVVLALGPWSGRLEVVSEVFDVSGLKAHSILLGPREPENITPHCLFLSYQPEPGAKMLDPEVYPRPTGEVYICGMTKEENPPDDPATITGEPNSIAMLHKIAGKVSSQLKKEEGAEVVAEQACYLPCTTDGMPVIGEMPGVKGCYVATGHSCWGILNGPATGAALAELILDGKAKIVDLAPFSPARFLKRSRRGA
- the LOC112882961 gene encoding Fanconi anemia group D2 protein homolog, whose product is MVFLQRSRPANPRKRPPPPPDAEPPGAAGADSSAAVDAAAALLADAGCTLLVPPHQAPPLPSPHAFAACLGRALSADPSAAPRLLAGVAAFAAASPARLRQLLLPAAPHAPSLARALLSVPALQPGLLALLLEKLPEHFDDGGGGALDGLPLQDDVGRLIVSQFRWLDFLADADAFVEKLVEVLSVAPPRLKKEIIGSLPEIVGDQSHAAVVVALEKLLQEDSEVVVAVLDVLSDLNLNEELQEQAVTVAISCIRTITPDQMPHLLRFLLLSATPANAGRIILQIREQLRFVGVVDPWAARSKKLKGKASANSTDGAILDTLRSGLRFKNMLCEAFLKELKTVDHPKDHKVIDVWLIMLIYANGGARQKSAEKILKSKILRGCIRETLFDQCIRGNTELVKEHFMSFLSVSDYLLACKEEKAREFASYLFTALFEEFTDTYSRQELVGSLVAHIGSGVSYEVLSSLDIMISLTSNNSEELIPISSHITGILDYLESFHEDNLRKVYDIFCQLALAAGFNTGSGGSSVANELLMVVRKQVSNPDMKYRRMGIIGALRIVSTIAHVDVNAAVNCSSYQQPNCEEALELLKMSVNSCKFVTLPLIFLYDELAALLESKVLHSAILEWVGDYVAEFDTPFLADLNNGKLSEKHQYDGIEGELWMNLDGDVSPICVNIMPIASTMPQKSQPCLQILPSQFSLLTTIERLVNEGSLGGINALLGCPLHLPSTKHLDGAKWGNLSGLQKKAVCHSLYYAINWIRELLNAFSTQVASRVDNFSQKARDETAVKLLKRLRNLILLEGLLNAFLKNYPLSLPELRYLGDCSGSTSTSKFNLPKKMGEESMDGTSSNKRQKGCKDKAASEKRNPDDKLNQPTILDAFKRAGVTVSQTTNKASSQPSSSGMMSKDIEQEANDPGELGLVDLMTAPVQLDMQRFKFRTLHTRCLSLLNYSECQDSSCSSLETELPIYLYLLRDLHNKLDNLNPATKPFLSTSHPKCSHVHCHDNTQEFLDKIQPLFSVLRKHLDGAVSMIRDESESCTDNWSSHSSSASNPDIPYVVVSKSSIATAVCKEILGCYRKLVAIPDLLNQPNMSGLKQLLQTLQPTENFDDILSEFQPSLAPSNVDYLYCGACKMFEDIMDPVCSFSYLLSSDVLITMQSIVNSVVVLLDESGESNQKKIQIGCSKAIIPFLRKRLGQSAHKLLTADQPSEHAENGWQSKGDLIQKILQIYLRNSESTSDLLCELCKALTQAPSLKTKGTQEASNGFPTLCSSTIPTWYRVLHEENTGTLNKKIKQALKTRALPERGSIDTILEEIQKSVEAFVYLIQMCKTHEKVSIHAMAVKHGGKYIDTFLKAFNLLETQFKEHNAIILKMLKELQKATRTIQTICSEAKGYKRTMITSKVPPAKRSLEKFLFQVKALLHNCSTEKKFWMGNLKHKDMHGHVVSSQVYGSVDDEDEQMETDSDTPADENDNTMDEDAAEGSNDVPMEEE